Proteins encoded in a region of the Planococcus citri chromosome 1, ihPlaCitr1.1, whole genome shotgun sequence genome:
- the LOC135837345 gene encoding poly(A)-specific ribonuclease PARN-like isoform X1: protein MEVTSKNFATCSPEVLSAIDSADFISIDCEFTGLRNGVETTAYDTPAEYYTKLRDGSLSFLLVQVGICTYRYDQAKNKYVYKAFNFYVFPRSINRINNDVNFLCQASSISFLSNAGFDFNKLIKEGIPYLTLADEETLLNELNQKYQNINDTESYPKVAIPDDLTGIVNDICNKIEDFLSPENKEKELQIDKCNGFVRKLVFQTAYEKFSTKNFSLTTKWVDNSAYLVAQKGKSKIEQDKENFEKDLNELKDAFGFSKIIKYISDRKKLIVGHNMVLDICHIINRFCLPLPPSYTEFKEIVHQLFPKVIDTKYMCSTSPFKDLIPSSVMDHMMKQLREPPFKLADIEPESSEFGYSETESKAHEAGYDAYMTGLAFITLTAHLGKKAKQNLVKCDSDLLKPYENRLFLMRIMDYSYMNLKGAEPVPKRNHVYHITFPKEWKTSDIMQLFSPYGNIHVSYCNQTTAWVTLLNAEKSDQATSGLTESTASPISTVRKPFSVLTWSTFEKNKRTNAKISAPSKVATSRGQNNVQKVVHEASSTVEKKRTSDIDDIPRKKKKKENSVITQDSRSIKNRKKMVKDQDPSKQEHVRENSVLSSVSKPNIMLDHLKKVNEPLTQKTFEEPSSWD, encoded by the exons ATGGAAGTTACTTCAAAAA ATTTTGCAACCTGTTCGCCTGAGGTCCTGAGTGCGATCGATTCAGCAGATTTTATATCAATCGACTGTGAATTTACCGGACTGCGAAACGGTGTCGAAACAACAGCTTACGATACTCCTGCCGAATATTACACGAAATTGAGAGATGGCAGTTTGAGCTTTCTGCTGGTTCAAGTTGGAATCTGTACTTATAGATATGATCAGGCTAAAAACAA ATACGTTTAtaaagctttcaatttttacgtatttcCACGATCGATCAACCGGATAAATAACGACGTTAATTTTCTATGTCAAGCGTCTTCTATAAGTTTTCTATCTAATGctggttttgatttcaataagttAATCAAAGaag GTATACCTTATTTGACGTTAGCTGACGAAGAAACTTTACTGAATGAACTTAATCAAAAGTACCAGAATATAAACGATACCGAATCATATCCTAAAGTAGCGATACCCGATGATTTAACTGGCATCGTCAATGATATTTG TaacaaaattgaagatttctTATCAcctgaaaataaagaaaaagaactACAGATCGATAAATGCAATGGTTTCGTTAGAAAGCTCGTTTTTCAG ACCGCTTACGagaaattttccaccaaaaatttcagtctgACTACGAAATGGGTCGATAACTCTGCATATTTAGTCGCTCAGAAAGGTAAATCGAAGATTGAGCAAGAtaaagagaattttgaaaaagacttgaatgaattaaaagatgcgtttggattttcaaaaattattaaatacatATCAGATAGG aAAAAGCTAATCGTTGGTCATAATATGGTGCTGGATATTTGCCACATTATCAACAGGTTTTGTTTACCTTTACCTCCCAGTTATACCGAATTCAAGGAAATAGTTCATCAATTATTTCCCAA agTTATTGACACGAAATATATGTGCAGCACATCACCTTTCAAAGATCTCATTCCTTCCAGTGTAATGGATCATATGATGAAGCAGTTACGAGAACCTCCTTTTAAATTAGCTGATATAG AACCCGAAAGTTCAGAGTTCGGTTACTCTGAAACTGAAAGTAAAGCTCATGAAGCCGGATATGACGCTTACATGACCGGATTAGCTTTCATCACTCTTACTGCTCACCTTg gtaaaaaagctaaacaaaatttagtaaaatgtgATTCTGATTTGTTGAAACCGTATGaaaacag attatttttaATGAGGATAATGGATTATTCGTATATGAATCTTAAAGGAGCCGAAC CTGTACCTAAAAGAAATCACGTTTATCATATCACGTTTCCAAAAGAATGGAAGACTAGCGATATCATGCAACTTTTCAGTCCTTATG GTAACATTCACGTATCCTACTGCAACCAAACGACCGCCTGGGTCACGCTTCTCAACGCCGAAAAATCCGACCAGGCTACTTCCGGTCTAACTGAATCGACTGCAAGTCCCATCAGCACAGTTCGAAAACCTTTTTCGGTTCTAACGTGGAGTACGTTCGAGAAAAACAAACGAACCAACGCGAAAATCTCGGCACCGAGTAAAGTAGCCACGTCTCGGGGTCAAAACAATGTCCAAAAAGTGGTCCATGAAGCGAGCAGTACCGTTGAAAAGAAACGTACTAGTGATATCGACGATATACCtcgtaaaaagaagaaaaaagagaattCGGT AATAACTCAGGATTCTCGTTCGATTAAAAACcggaaaaaaatggttaaagatCAAGATCCCTCGAAACAGGAGCATGTTCGTGAAAACTCTGTACTATCGAGCGTTT CTAAACCGAACATAATGCTCGATCATTTGAAAAAGGTCAACGAACCTTTAACACAGAAAACATTCGAAGAACCTTCTTCGTGGGATTGA
- the LOC135837345 gene encoding poly(A)-specific ribonuclease PARN-like isoform X2: MEVTSKNFATCSPEVLSAIDSADFISIDCEFTGLRNGVETTAYDTPAEYYTKLRDGSLSFLLVQVGICTYRYDQAKNKYVYKAFNFYVFPRSINRINNDVNFLCQASSISFLSNAGFDFNKLIKEGIPYLTLADEETLLNELNQKYQNINDTESYPKVAIPDDLTGIVNDICNKIEDFLSPENKEKELQIDKCNGFVRKLVFQTAYEKFSTKNFSLTTKWVDNSAYLVAQKGKSKIEQDKENFEKDLNELKDAFGFSKIIKYISDRKKLIVGHNMVLDICHIINRFCLPLPPSYTEFKEIVHQLFPKVIDTKYMCSTSPFKDLIPSSVMDHMMKQLREPPFKLADIEPESSEFGYSETESKAHEAGYDAYMTGLAFITLTAHLGKKAKQNLVKCDSDLLKPYENRLFLMRIMDYSYMNLKGAEPVPKRNHVYHITFPKEWKTSDIMQLFSPYGNIHVSYCNQTTAWVTLLNAEKSDQATSGLTESTASPISTVRKPFSVLTWSTFEKNKRTNAKISAPSKVATSRGQNNVQKVVHEASSTVEKKRTSDIDDIPRKKKKKENSVITQDSRSIKNRKKMVKDQDPSKQEHVRENSVLSSVCEFRTFVFFVAVLIFLATNYLLG; this comes from the exons ATGGAAGTTACTTCAAAAA ATTTTGCAACCTGTTCGCCTGAGGTCCTGAGTGCGATCGATTCAGCAGATTTTATATCAATCGACTGTGAATTTACCGGACTGCGAAACGGTGTCGAAACAACAGCTTACGATACTCCTGCCGAATATTACACGAAATTGAGAGATGGCAGTTTGAGCTTTCTGCTGGTTCAAGTTGGAATCTGTACTTATAGATATGATCAGGCTAAAAACAA ATACGTTTAtaaagctttcaatttttacgtatttcCACGATCGATCAACCGGATAAATAACGACGTTAATTTTCTATGTCAAGCGTCTTCTATAAGTTTTCTATCTAATGctggttttgatttcaataagttAATCAAAGaag GTATACCTTATTTGACGTTAGCTGACGAAGAAACTTTACTGAATGAACTTAATCAAAAGTACCAGAATATAAACGATACCGAATCATATCCTAAAGTAGCGATACCCGATGATTTAACTGGCATCGTCAATGATATTTG TaacaaaattgaagatttctTATCAcctgaaaataaagaaaaagaactACAGATCGATAAATGCAATGGTTTCGTTAGAAAGCTCGTTTTTCAG ACCGCTTACGagaaattttccaccaaaaatttcagtctgACTACGAAATGGGTCGATAACTCTGCATATTTAGTCGCTCAGAAAGGTAAATCGAAGATTGAGCAAGAtaaagagaattttgaaaaagacttgaatgaattaaaagatgcgtttggattttcaaaaattattaaatacatATCAGATAGG aAAAAGCTAATCGTTGGTCATAATATGGTGCTGGATATTTGCCACATTATCAACAGGTTTTGTTTACCTTTACCTCCCAGTTATACCGAATTCAAGGAAATAGTTCATCAATTATTTCCCAA agTTATTGACACGAAATATATGTGCAGCACATCACCTTTCAAAGATCTCATTCCTTCCAGTGTAATGGATCATATGATGAAGCAGTTACGAGAACCTCCTTTTAAATTAGCTGATATAG AACCCGAAAGTTCAGAGTTCGGTTACTCTGAAACTGAAAGTAAAGCTCATGAAGCCGGATATGACGCTTACATGACCGGATTAGCTTTCATCACTCTTACTGCTCACCTTg gtaaaaaagctaaacaaaatttagtaaaatgtgATTCTGATTTGTTGAAACCGTATGaaaacag attatttttaATGAGGATAATGGATTATTCGTATATGAATCTTAAAGGAGCCGAAC CTGTACCTAAAAGAAATCACGTTTATCATATCACGTTTCCAAAAGAATGGAAGACTAGCGATATCATGCAACTTTTCAGTCCTTATG GTAACATTCACGTATCCTACTGCAACCAAACGACCGCCTGGGTCACGCTTCTCAACGCCGAAAAATCCGACCAGGCTACTTCCGGTCTAACTGAATCGACTGCAAGTCCCATCAGCACAGTTCGAAAACCTTTTTCGGTTCTAACGTGGAGTACGTTCGAGAAAAACAAACGAACCAACGCGAAAATCTCGGCACCGAGTAAAGTAGCCACGTCTCGGGGTCAAAACAATGTCCAAAAAGTGGTCCATGAAGCGAGCAGTACCGTTGAAAAGAAACGTACTAGTGATATCGACGATATACCtcgtaaaaagaagaaaaaagagaattCGGT AATAACTCAGGATTCTCGTTCGATTAAAAACcggaaaaaaatggttaaagatCAAGATCCCTCGAAACAGGAGCATGTTCGTGAAAACTCTGTACTATCGAGCGTTTGTGAGTTTCGCACATTTGTATTCTTCGTAGCTGTGTTGATATTTCTAGCCACCAATTATTTATTAGGATAG
- the LOC135836452 gene encoding uncharacterized protein K02A2.6-like, whose protein sequence is MKQLARRYCFWPGIDSDIEKTVKSCDLCATHQRSPAKVPVHKWEIPDENFDRVHIDFAGPKDGLHFLILVDSKSKWPEVRVFKKDPTSESTMVALEDIFSTHGYPRFLVSDNATLFKSEKFQDYCRVRGIFQIFTAPGKPSTNGLAERFVQTLKSKLTKMKNENLSIEALISKVLFKLRSTPLADGLSPAEKYLKRRLRIRLDAIKPIHLQARTSNPERSVRSFKVGNRVVVEKCRVLGKPVWTYGTILRRLGRLHYIVQLDDSNQVKKHIDQIRSTTFVIKERVEENKEKKRRVTFEEELARQPTNPGNNQNIEEMVNVPNQQPEIVNVPNQPPPQLRPQRERRLPTHLQDYVLR, encoded by the coding sequence ATGAAGCAGTTGGCTCGACGATATTGCTTTTGGCCAGGCATCGATTCGGATATTGAAAAAACTGTCAAATCCTGCGACCTATGTGCAACTCATCAACGTTCGCCTGCCAAAGTTCCTGTTCATAAATGGGAAATTCCAGATGAAAATTTCGATCGTGTTCATATCGACTTCGCCGGACCAAAAGATGGACTTCATTTTCTAATACTTGTCGATTCAAAGTCGAAGTGGCCAGAAGTTCGAGTATTCAAGAAAGACCCAACATCCGAAAGTACCATGGTAGCTTTAGAAGATATCTTTTCTACTCATGGTTATCCACGATTTCTCGTGTCAGACAATGCGACgttattcaaaagtgaaaagtttCAAGATTATTGCAGAGTTCGAggaattttccaaatatttacTGCGCCGGGAAAACCGAGTACAAATGGTTTAGCGGAACGTTTTGTTCAAACGTTGAAAAGTAAACTTACAAAGATGAAGAATGAAAACCTGTCGATTGAAGCGTTAATTTCAAAAGTATTGTTCAAACTTCGAAGCACACCATTAGCAGATGGTTTGAGCCCagctgaaaaatatttaaaacgtCGCTTACGTATTAGATTGGATGCGATAAAGCCAATTCATCTTCAGGCGAGAACGTCAAACCCTGAACGCTCGGTTAGAAGTTTCAAGGTTGGAAATCGTGTTGTTGTCGAAAAATGTCGAGTTCTGGGAAAACCAGTATGGACGTATGGCACAATTCTTCGTCGACTGGGAAGATTACATTATATCGTTCAACTCGACGATAGTAACCAAGTGAAGAAACATATCGATCAAATTCGTTCAACGACTTTTGTGATTAAAGAACGAGTCGAAGAAAACAAAGAGAAGAAGCGTCGAGTTACATTCGAAGAGGAATTGGCTCGTCAACCGACTAATCCAGGGAATAATCAGAATATTGAGGAAATGGTAAATGTTCCTAACCAACAACCTGAAATTGTAAATGTTCCTAATCAACCTCCTCCGCAGCTCAGACCTCAACGAGAGAGGAGGCTGCCAACTCATTTGCAAGATTACGTTCTACGTTAA